A DNA window from Brenneria izadpanahii contains the following coding sequences:
- the nuoM gene encoding NADH-quinone oxidoreductase subunit M, with product MLLPWLILIPFIGGLLCWQSERLGTKVPRWIALIAMGLTLVLSLQLWLQGGYFLATPGGLPQWQAEYNVPWIPRFGIDFHLALDGLSVLMVVLTALLGVLAILCSWNEEHHNQGLFHLGVLWTLVGVIGVFVAIDLFLFFFFWEMMLVPMYFLIAIWGHKGSDDKTRAAAATKFIIYTQTSGLVMLIAILALVFVHHDATGVWTFNYEALLKTEMSYGIEYLLMLGFFVAFAVKMPLVPVHGWSPDAHSQSPTAGSVDLAGLLMKTAAYGLLRFSLPLFPNASHEFAPIAMWLGVISVFYGAWMAFNQTDIKRLVAYTSVSHMGFVMIAIYSGNQQAFQGAVILMIAHGLSAAGLFILCGQLYERLHTWDMRQMGGLWARLRYLPALSLFFAVATLGMPGTGNFVGEFNILIGSYQVVPVITVISTFGLVFASVYSLMLMQRAYYGSPKSEQPLLGMTTRELSVVMPLVVLLVLLGVFPQPILDTSSAAMANIQQWFMSSAPDSILSTTRP from the coding sequence ATGCTACTACCTTGGCTAATTCTTATCCCCTTTATCGGCGGTCTGCTGTGTTGGCAGTCGGAGCGTTTAGGTACGAAAGTACCGCGCTGGATCGCGTTGATTGCGATGGGGCTGACGTTGGTGCTATCTCTGCAACTGTGGTTGCAAGGTGGTTATTTTTTGGCAACGCCCGGCGGACTGCCGCAATGGCAGGCTGAGTACAATGTTCCGTGGATCCCCCGCTTTGGCATTGATTTCCATCTCGCGCTGGATGGCCTATCGGTGCTGATGGTGGTGTTGACCGCGTTACTGGGTGTGTTGGCAATACTCTGCTCATGGAATGAAGAACATCATAACCAAGGGCTTTTCCACCTTGGTGTATTGTGGACCCTGGTCGGCGTTATCGGCGTATTTGTCGCTATCGACCTGTTCCTGTTCTTCTTCTTCTGGGAAATGATGCTGGTGCCGATGTATTTCCTCATCGCAATATGGGGACACAAAGGGTCTGACGACAAAACCCGAGCCGCGGCGGCAACCAAGTTCATCATTTATACCCAGACCAGCGGTTTGGTGATGTTGATCGCCATTCTGGCTCTGGTGTTCGTACACCACGACGCCACCGGCGTCTGGACCTTCAATTATGAAGCGTTGCTGAAGACGGAAATGTCGTATGGCATTGAATACCTGCTGATGCTGGGATTCTTTGTCGCGTTTGCGGTGAAAATGCCGCTGGTGCCGGTGCACGGTTGGTCGCCGGATGCGCATAGCCAGTCTCCGACCGCCGGCTCCGTCGATCTGGCGGGGTTGTTGATGAAAACGGCGGCCTACGGTCTGCTACGTTTCAGTCTGCCGCTGTTTCCCAATGCCTCGCACGAGTTTGCGCCGATTGCTATGTGGCTGGGGGTGATCAGCGTGTTCTACGGCGCCTGGATGGCGTTTAATCAGACCGATATCAAACGTTTGGTGGCCTACACTTCCGTCTCCCATATGGGATTCGTGATGATCGCCATCTACTCCGGCAATCAACAGGCTTTTCAGGGGGCGGTTATCCTAATGATCGCGCACGGCCTGTCGGCCGCGGGGCTTTTCATCCTGTGCGGTCAACTGTACGAACGTTTGCACACCTGGGATATGCGCCAGATGGGAGGGCTGTGGGCCCGTCTCAGATATCTGCCGGCGCTGTCGCTCTTCTTTGCCGTCGCCACATTAGGTATGCCGGGAACCGGTAACTTTGTCGGGGAATTTAATATTCTGATCGGCAGTTATCAGGTCGTTCCGGTGATTACGGTGATTTCCACATTCGGTCTGGTGTTTGCGTCGGTTTATTCGCTGATGCTGATGCAACGCGCTTATTATGGCTCCCCGAAATCAGAACAACCGCTGCTGGGCATGACGACGCGTGAACTGTCCGTCGTTATGCCGCTGGTGGTATTGCTGGTGTTGTTAGGGGTTTTCCCTCAACCGATTCTGGATACCTCCAGCGCGGCGATGGCAAACATCCAGCAATGGTTTATGTCGTCTGCTCCAGATTCAATACTTTCAACAACAAGGCCGTAA
- the nuoN gene encoding NADH-quinone oxidoreductase subunit NuoN: MTITPQQLIALSPLLIVGLTVVVVMLCIAWRRNHFVNATLTIIGLGIALLSLYFVGQVGPTDVTPLLRVDGFSMFYTGLVLLASLATSTFAYSWLEGYTDNRDEFYLLVLIAALGGVVLASANHLASLFIGIELISLPLFGLVSYAFRQERSLEAGIKYMLLSAASSSFLLFGMALIYADSGNLTFANLGRSLSDLHIHEPLLLAGLGMIIVGVGFKLSLFPFQLWTPDVYQGAPAPVSTFLATASKIAIFGAVMRLFLYAPMVDSDSVRLALGVIAFASIVFGNVMAVSQTSIKRLLGYSSIAHMGYLLVALIAVQSQQLALETVGVYLVGYLFASLGAFGVVSLMSSPCSGPEADAMLSYRGLFWHKPVLSAVMTVMMLSLAGIPMTLGFFGKFYVLAVGVNAELWWLAGAVVLGSAIGLFYYLRMMVSLYQAAPQELNRGDAQGNWALTAGGAVVVISAIAVLILGFYPQPLISLVQLAQPIM, encoded by the coding sequence ATGACAATAACTCCTCAACAACTAATCGCGCTATCGCCGCTGTTAATCGTCGGATTGACGGTAGTGGTTGTGATGCTGTGCATTGCGTGGCGACGCAACCATTTTGTCAACGCAACCTTGACGATTATCGGTCTGGGCATAGCTCTACTGTCACTCTATTTTGTAGGCCAGGTAGGGCCGACCGATGTCACCCCGCTGTTGCGGGTTGATGGTTTTTCCATGTTTTATACCGGGCTGGTGTTGTTAGCCAGCCTGGCGACCAGCACTTTTGCTTATTCATGGCTGGAAGGCTATACGGACAACCGTGATGAGTTCTATCTATTGGTGCTGATCGCCGCGTTAGGCGGAGTCGTTCTGGCAAGTGCGAACCATCTTGCGTCGCTGTTCATCGGTATTGAACTGATTTCGCTGCCGTTATTCGGACTCGTCAGCTATGCCTTCCGCCAGGAACGTTCGCTGGAGGCCGGTATCAAATACATGTTGCTATCGGCTGCGTCGTCTTCTTTCCTGCTGTTTGGCATGGCGCTGATATATGCGGATTCGGGCAATCTGACGTTTGCCAACCTGGGACGGAGTCTGAGCGATCTCCACATCCATGAACCGCTGCTGCTGGCAGGTTTGGGGATGATCATTGTCGGCGTGGGCTTTAAGCTGTCGCTGTTTCCCTTTCAGCTATGGACGCCGGACGTGTATCAAGGGGCGCCGGCGCCGGTTTCCACCTTCCTGGCGACCGCCAGCAAAATCGCCATTTTCGGCGCGGTGATGCGTCTGTTCCTCTACGCGCCGATGGTGGATAGCGATTCGGTCAGATTGGCGCTTGGTGTGATTGCCTTCGCTTCCATTGTGTTTGGCAACGTGATGGCGGTTTCGCAGACCAGCATCAAGCGTTTGCTGGGGTACTCCTCTATTGCGCATATGGGGTATCTGCTGGTTGCATTGATTGCGGTGCAAAGTCAACAACTGGCGCTGGAAACGGTTGGCGTCTATCTGGTGGGCTACCTGTTTGCCAGCCTTGGCGCCTTTGGCGTCGTCAGCTTGATGTCCAGCCCGTGCAGCGGTCCGGAAGCGGACGCCATGCTTTCGTACCGCGGTCTGTTCTGGCATAAGCCCGTGTTGTCTGCGGTAATGACGGTGATGATGCTGTCTCTGGCCGGTATCCCGATGACGCTGGGCTTCTTCGGTAAGTTTTACGTATTGGCCGTGGGCGTGAACGCGGAACTGTGGTGGCTGGCTGGCGCGGTTGTCCTGGGTAGCGCGATTGGCCTCTTCTATTATCTGCGGATGATGGTCAGCCTGTATCAGGCTGCGCCGCAGGAGCTAAACCGCGGCGATGCGCAGGGAAACTGGGCATTAACGGCCGGCGGCGCTGTAGTGGTGATTTCAGCGATAGCCGTGCTGATTCTGGGCTTTTACCCGCAGCCGCTGATTTCTCTGGTGCAACTGGCTCAGCCAATCATGTAA
- the elaB gene encoding stress response protein ElaB — protein MAVEKKQPDDIRIDDDLKLLSDTLDELLRYSGDQADKAYLELKKNAEKALLEVKSRIGATDSYYARVKQVADKADIYVHDKPWQGIGIGATVGLVLGLLLAKR, from the coding sequence ATGGCAGTAGAAAAAAAACAGCCTGATGATATTCGCATTGACGACGACCTGAAACTTTTGTCCGACACGCTGGACGAATTACTGCGTTACTCTGGCGATCAGGCTGACAAAGCCTATCTTGAGCTCAAGAAAAATGCGGAAAAAGCATTGCTTGAAGTCAAATCGAGAATCGGCGCGACCGATAGTTACTATGCCCGGGTCAAACAAGTCGCTGATAAAGCGGATATCTACGTACATGACAAACCCTGGCAGGGCATCGGTATTGGCGCAACCGTCGGGCTGGTGCTTGGCTTGTTATTAGCCAAACGGTAA
- a CDS encoding GNAT family N-acetyltransferase encodes METLYELHHHPHLRLSIQEESDAAGIFALVQKEKPRLRHTLPWPDSVTHVDDSLNTIRANRHAFAAGVAAVYIIRWDDVIAGIVSFNTIQDQEGEIGYWIAEQFEGKGIVSLSVRTMIDAYIKAGLVKRCIIKASVENPRSNALAQRLGFNLYGQKKDGEKLGDRRIDQNVYHYQV; translated from the coding sequence ATGGAAACACTTTATGAATTACATCATCATCCGCATCTGCGTTTGAGTATCCAGGAAGAATCCGACGCGGCAGGAATTTTTGCGCTGGTGCAGAAAGAAAAACCCCGCCTGCGCCACACTTTGCCCTGGCCGGACTCGGTAACGCACGTTGATGACTCCCTGAACACCATCAGAGCCAATCGGCACGCGTTTGCCGCCGGCGTCGCTGCGGTATACATCATCCGCTGGGACGACGTCATCGCCGGCATCGTCTCGTTCAATACGATTCAAGATCAAGAAGGCGAAATTGGCTACTGGATTGCCGAACAGTTTGAGGGGAAAGGAATCGTTTCGTTATCAGTCCGCACCATGATCGACGCCTACATCAAAGCCGGGCTGGTGAAGAGATGCATTATTAAAGCCTCGGTGGAAAACCCGCGCAGCAATGCGCTGGCACAGCGGCTTGGCTTTAATCTTTACGGACAGAAAAAAGACGGGGAGAAACTTGGCGATCGCCGTATTGACCAAAATGTTTATCATTATCAAGTCTGA